The Parvibaculum sp. DNA segment CTTCGCCATGCTCGAAACCATCGCCGACAAGCTCGGAGCCGCCGTCGGCGCCTCGCGCGCCGCCGTCGATGCGGGCTTCGTGCCCAACGACTACCAGGTCGGCCAGACCGGCAAGGTGGTCGCACCCGACCTCTATATCGCCGTCGGCATTTCGGGCGCGATCCAGCATCTCGCCGGCATGAAGGATTCCAAGGTCATCGTCGCCATCAACAAGGACGAAGAGGCCCCGATCTTCCAGGTCGCCGACTACGGCCTCGTGGCCGACCTCTTCAAAGCGGTGCCGGAACTCGAAGCGGAATTGACCAAGGCCGGTCTCTGAACCGCCCGCGGGCCCAGGGCCTCGCGACCACGAGAAACGGCGCCGCCCCGAAAACGGGCTGGCGCCGTTTCGTTATCTGACGCAATGCGTTCAAATCTTTGCTACCTTTGTTTCGCGGGCCATGCGTAACCGGGCCCGCCAGCCGGGATGAAACGTGATGAAAATTCGCAAAGTGGGCGTGATCGGCGCCGGCCAGATGGGCAATGGCATCGCGCATGTCTGCGCGCTGGCGGGCTATGACGTGGCGCTGTTCGACATTTCGAAGGAGCGCGTCGAGGCCGGCCTCGCCACCATCGACGGCAACATGACCCGGCAGGTCGCCAGCGGCCGCATCACCGAAGCCGATCGCGACACCGCGATCGCGCGCATCGTCGCGGCGGCGTCGATGGAAAGTTTCGACGACACCGACATCGTGATCGAATCGGCGACCGAAATCGAGGAAGTGAAGCGCAAGATTTTCGCCGAGCTGTGCCCGCATCTGCGCGAGGACGCACTGATCGCGACCAATACCTCCTCGATCTCGATTACCCGGCTGGCCGCCTCGACCGACCGCCCGGAACGCTTCATGGGCATGCATTTCATGAACCCCGTGCCGGTGATGGAGCTCGTCGAGCTGGTGCGCGGCATCGCCACCGACGATCCGACCTTCGAGACGGTGCGCGGTTTTGCCGAAACGCTCGGCAAGAAGATCGCCAATGCCGAGGACTACCCGGCCTTCATCGTCAACCGCATCCTGCTGCCGATGATCAACGAAGCGGTCTACACGCTTTACGAAGGCGTCGGCTCGGTGGAAAGCATCGACAAGGCAATGCGGCTCGGCGCCAATCACCCGATGGGGCCGCTGCAGCTTGCCGATTTCATCGGCCTCGACACCTGCCTCTCGATCATGCAGGTGCTCTATGACGGGCTGGCGGATTCGAAGTACCGGCCCTGCCCGCTTCTGGTCAAATATGTCGAGGCCGGCTGGCTCGGCCGCAAAACCCAGCGCGGCTTCTACGATTATCGCGGCGAAAAGCCGGTCCCGACGCGCTAGATCCGCACCGACAATTCGTTAACCGTCTCATGCGAAACTTGCCGCAATAAGGGCAAGGAGCCGGAAGCATGGCTGAACAAGCGGCGGGAAGTTTCGGAGCGGGCGAGCGGGCGCGCAAGATCACGCATGAACCTCAATTCATCGACGCGCCGGAGCATCCGCTCGTCATCGAGTTCTTCGACTATATCGAGAGAAAGCGCGGCACCCGCGAAATGCCGGACCGCGCCGACATTTCGCCCGCCGAGCTGACGCGCTTCCTGCCCAACATGATCATCGCCGAGGCGATGAACGGCGGCGAGGATTTCCGTACACGGCTTTTCGGCACCGCGCTTGTCGAATTGCTCGGCGAGGAACGAACCGGCAAGCTGCTGTCGGAATTCGCCGAGGAAAACACCATTCCGACCAACCCGGAGGAAGTCCAGACGCGCTGGCTCCATGTCACGCGCAAGGCTTTCTTCGGCCGCAAGCCGATCTTCCTGCGCGTTCCCTTCGCCGCCTCGAACCGGCTCTATCTGGTCGGCCACGCGATCTCGGTGCCGATCACCGCCGGCGGCACCGAACCCGCCCAGACGATCGGCGCGATGTTCGTGAGCCGCGCCGAAACCCAGCCGGACTGAGCGAACGGCGCGCCGTCGATTCCGTGCAACCGTTCGATCAGGGCGCGGAGGGATTGAGCGCCGCCTCGATCAGCCGCTTCGCGTCGTCGCCGTCCCATTCGGCCGGGCCGACCAGACGGCCGATCTCGCGACCGTCGGGCGCTATCAGCAGCGTCGTCGGCAGGCCGAAAGCCTTGAGCGTGACATTCGCCCGCGCCGTCGGATCGATATAGAAGGCCAGATTGTCGAGGCCGTGCTCGGCGAAGAACGCCCGCGCAAGCGGATGGCCCTTGCTGTCGACGCTGAGCGCCACAACCTCGAATTGCGCGCTCCCCAAAGCCGCCTGCAGCCGGTCGAGCGC contains these protein-coding regions:
- a CDS encoding 3-hydroxybutyryl-CoA dehydrogenase; the encoded protein is MKIRKVGVIGAGQMGNGIAHVCALAGYDVALFDISKERVEAGLATIDGNMTRQVASGRITEADRDTAIARIVAAASMESFDDTDIVIESATEIEEVKRKIFAELCPHLREDALIATNTSSISITRLAASTDRPERFMGMHFMNPVPVMELVELVRGIATDDPTFETVRGFAETLGKKIANAEDYPAFIVNRILLPMINEAVYTLYEGVGSVESIDKAMRLGANHPMGPLQLADFIGLDTCLSIMQVLYDGLADSKYRPCPLLVKYVEAGWLGRKTQRGFYDYRGEKPVPTR
- a CDS encoding PAS domain-containing protein gives rise to the protein MAEQAAGSFGAGERARKITHEPQFIDAPEHPLVIEFFDYIERKRGTREMPDRADISPAELTRFLPNMIIAEAMNGGEDFRTRLFGTALVELLGEERTGKLLSEFAEENTIPTNPEEVQTRWLHVTRKAFFGRKPIFLRVPFAASNRLYLVGHAISVPITAGGTEPAQTIGAMFVSRAETQPD